A portion of the Pseudarthrobacter defluvii genome contains these proteins:
- a CDS encoding trimeric intracellular cation channel family protein — MTFAFDNSPVWLDLLGVFFFAVSGSLLAARKQIDIVGSLLLASLVGLGGGVIRDVILVIVPAAFTNPAYLAPPLLATVLVFFLFSSVQRYTSLLILFDAAGLALFCMTGTVKALATGLNPVASVLLGVTTAVGGGLLRDITANEVPELFNPKDIYALPAFLGSSLTAVLWVLGVFNVLTAAGIAALVFTFRVLAWRRSWQAPLAVRGWHRRTTDSGP, encoded by the coding sequence ATGACATTCGCCTTTGACAACTCCCCGGTGTGGCTGGATCTGCTGGGCGTGTTTTTCTTCGCCGTCTCGGGCTCGCTGCTGGCGGCACGGAAGCAGATCGACATCGTCGGGTCGCTGCTGTTGGCCTCCTTGGTGGGACTTGGCGGCGGCGTGATCCGCGATGTCATCCTTGTCATCGTTCCGGCGGCCTTCACCAATCCGGCCTACCTGGCGCCGCCGCTGCTGGCCACGGTGCTGGTGTTCTTCCTGTTCTCCAGTGTCCAGCGATACACGTCGCTGCTGATTCTGTTCGACGCCGCCGGCCTGGCCCTCTTCTGCATGACCGGCACGGTCAAGGCACTGGCCACCGGCCTCAACCCGGTGGCTTCCGTGCTGCTGGGGGTGACGACGGCAGTGGGCGGCGGCCTGCTGCGGGACATCACCGCCAACGAGGTGCCGGAGCTCTTTAACCCGAAGGACATCTACGCGCTGCCGGCGTTCCTGGGTTCATCGTTGACCGCGGTGCTGTGGGTGCTTGGCGTGTTCAACGTGCTGACGGCAGCCGGCATTGCGGCGCTGGTTTTCACGTTCCGCGTCCTGGCCTGGCGGCGCTCCTGGCAGGCACCCCTTGCCGTGCGCGGGTGGCACCGGCGGACGACGGATTCGGGCCCGTGA
- a CDS encoding geranylgeranyl reductase family protein: MKVLIVGAGPAGSTAAYYLANAGLDVTVLEKTAFPREKVCGDGLTPRAVREIQKLGLPHPEGEGWRRNKGLRLIAGGRTIELPWPEVSDFPQYGLIRTRLGFDEELARHAESAGATILERHSVTDALANDGGRVTGVRAALLDESGRKTGETRDFSADVVLAADGNSTRTSVSLGIQKRDDRPLGVAVRTYFTSPRTDDDWMEGWLELPGRDGKLLPGYGWVFGVGDGTSNVGLGILNSSKEFGKLDYKQVLREWTAGMPAEWGFTPENQVGEIRGAALPMGFNRTPHYSPGLLLLGDAGGMVSPFNGEGISYAMESARFAAEFIIDASARTAASGGTYDADAHLSRYADYVRDQWGSHFTLGRAFAALIGKPAVMKLALRTGMPIPVLMRFVVRLLANLTDSSAKGFEDRVIRVLESLVPATSNTPPASNQRYPQQKVRVNP; this comes from the coding sequence GTGAAGGTACTGATAGTCGGCGCAGGGCCGGCCGGATCCACTGCCGCGTATTACTTGGCCAACGCCGGACTGGACGTTACGGTCCTGGAAAAGACTGCGTTTCCGCGTGAGAAGGTCTGCGGCGACGGCCTGACCCCCCGCGCGGTCCGCGAAATCCAGAAGCTCGGCCTGCCCCACCCCGAAGGTGAGGGCTGGCGCCGGAACAAGGGCCTGCGCCTGATTGCGGGCGGCCGCACCATCGAGCTGCCCTGGCCCGAGGTCTCCGACTTTCCGCAGTACGGGCTGATCCGCACCCGCCTTGGCTTCGACGAGGAACTGGCCCGGCATGCCGAGTCAGCAGGTGCCACCATCCTCGAGCGGCACAGCGTCACCGACGCCCTGGCCAACGACGGCGGCCGCGTCACCGGTGTCCGCGCAGCGCTCCTTGACGAGTCCGGACGCAAGACGGGGGAGACTCGCGACTTCAGCGCCGACGTCGTCCTCGCTGCCGACGGCAACTCAACCCGCACGTCCGTGTCCCTCGGAATCCAGAAGCGTGACGACCGTCCGCTCGGTGTCGCCGTCCGCACCTACTTCACCTCGCCGCGCACGGACGACGACTGGATGGAAGGCTGGCTGGAGCTTCCCGGCCGCGACGGCAAGCTGCTGCCCGGCTACGGCTGGGTGTTCGGCGTGGGCGACGGAACCTCCAACGTGGGCCTGGGCATCCTGAACTCATCCAAGGAGTTCGGCAAGCTGGACTACAAGCAGGTCCTGCGCGAGTGGACGGCCGGAATGCCCGCCGAGTGGGGCTTTACGCCGGAGAACCAGGTGGGGGAGATCCGCGGTGCGGCGCTGCCCATGGGCTTCAACCGTACCCCGCACTACTCGCCCGGCTTGTTGCTCCTGGGCGACGCCGGCGGCATGGTGTCCCCGTTCAATGGCGAAGGCATCTCCTACGCCATGGAGTCCGCCCGGTTTGCGGCGGAGTTCATCATCGACGCGTCCGCGCGCACGGCTGCTTCGGGCGGGACGTACGACGCCGATGCGCACCTTTCGCGGTACGCGGACTATGTGCGGGACCAGTGGGGCTCACACTTCACGCTTGGGCGGGCCTTCGCCGCCTTGATCGGCAAACCCGCCGTCATGAAGCTGGCGCTGCGGACCGGCATGCCAATTCCGGTGCTGATGCGGTTCGTGGTCCGGCTCCTTGCCAACCTCACAGACTCCTCCGCGAAGGGCTTCGAGGACCGGGTGATCCGCGTCCTGGAATCGCTGGTTCCGGCCACATCCAATACCCCACCAGCTTCGAACCAGCGGTATCCGCAACAAAAAGTTAGGGTTAACCCGTGA
- a CDS encoding polyprenyl synthetase family protein: MTKSADHSWTHAGHGLPDSEPSLNTTAIATGLQLPAGFAAIAGDAELGPAITTNLAKVEKKLREAIANSDPLADATSRHLVEAGGKRIRPLLTLLCAHLGDASLPAVVQAAVVVELTHLATLYHDDVMDSAPFRRGAPTAHEVWGNSVAVLTGDLIFARASILVSELGGRALGIQARTFERLCLGQLHETVGPRPDEDPIEHYLSVIADKTGSLVAASGQFGAIFSGADEAYENVLVEYGEKVGVAFQLADDVIDVTGVKVKSGKSPGTDLREGVPTLPVLLLRKAAADGDQSAVDLLKLIDGDLSSDEALAAAVAGLREHPVTAESWVVARQWANEAIEALAPLPEGVVKESLSNFALAVVDRAS, encoded by the coding sequence GTGACCAAATCCGCAGACCACAGCTGGACGCACGCCGGGCACGGCCTGCCGGACTCCGAACCCAGCCTCAACACCACCGCCATCGCCACCGGACTCCAGCTGCCGGCAGGCTTTGCAGCCATCGCGGGGGACGCCGAACTGGGCCCGGCCATCACCACCAACCTGGCCAAGGTGGAGAAGAAACTCCGTGAAGCCATCGCCAACTCGGACCCCCTCGCTGACGCAACGTCGCGCCACCTGGTGGAAGCCGGCGGCAAGCGTATCCGGCCGCTGCTGACCCTGCTCTGCGCCCACCTCGGGGACGCATCCCTGCCCGCTGTGGTGCAGGCCGCCGTCGTGGTTGAACTGACGCACTTGGCAACCCTGTACCACGACGACGTCATGGACTCCGCCCCGTTCCGGCGCGGGGCCCCCACGGCCCACGAGGTGTGGGGCAACTCCGTGGCCGTCCTCACCGGTGACCTGATCTTTGCCCGGGCCTCCATCCTGGTGTCCGAACTGGGCGGCCGGGCTCTCGGCATCCAGGCCCGGACTTTCGAGCGGCTGTGCCTTGGCCAGCTGCACGAGACCGTGGGCCCGCGGCCGGACGAGGACCCGATTGAGCATTACCTGTCCGTCATTGCGGACAAGACCGGTTCCCTGGTTGCCGCCTCCGGGCAGTTCGGTGCGATCTTCTCCGGGGCCGACGAGGCCTACGAAAACGTCCTGGTGGAGTACGGCGAGAAGGTGGGCGTGGCCTTCCAGCTGGCCGACGACGTCATCGATGTCACCGGGGTCAAGGTGAAGTCCGGCAAGTCCCCGGGAACGGACTTGCGCGAAGGGGTTCCCACCCTGCCCGTGCTGCTCCTGCGCAAGGCGGCCGCTGATGGCGACCAATCCGCCGTCGACCTCCTGAAACTGATTGACGGCGACCTGTCCTCTGACGAGGCCCTGGCCGCCGCTGTTGCCGGACTGCGGGAGCACCCCGTGACTGCCGAGTCCTGGGTGGTGGCGCGGCAATGGGCCAACGAGGCCATCGAAGCCCTGGCTCCGCTGCCTGAAGGCGTGGTCAAGGAATCGCTGTCCAACTTCGCGCTGGCCGTGGTGGACCGCGCCAGCTGA
- a CDS encoding demethylmenaquinone methyltransferase: protein MNRASLDKRPDEVATMFDDVAPKYDVVNDVLSMGQTRRWRKIVVDAMEVSKGQRVLDLAAGTGTSSEPYADAGIDVVACDFSLGMLKVGKRRRPDIDFVAGDATNLPFADNTFDASTISFGLRNVNEPKKALQEMLRVTKPGGRVVIAEFSQPVVPLWRTMYTEYLMRALPAIATKVASNPDAYVYLAESIRAWPDQDHLAAWLQESGWEKVTYRNLTGGIVAVHRAFKPADSSPEGAAAAIAAHKGPVAKLRRNIVR, encoded by the coding sequence GTGAACCGAGCATCCTTGGATAAGCGTCCGGACGAAGTAGCCACGATGTTTGACGACGTCGCACCGAAATACGACGTCGTCAACGATGTCCTGTCCATGGGGCAGACCCGCCGCTGGCGGAAGATCGTGGTGGACGCCATGGAAGTCTCCAAGGGCCAGCGGGTCCTGGACCTTGCGGCCGGAACCGGCACCTCCAGCGAGCCATATGCCGACGCCGGAATAGATGTAGTTGCCTGCGACTTCTCCCTCGGGATGCTGAAGGTGGGCAAGCGCCGCCGCCCTGACATCGACTTCGTGGCCGGCGACGCCACCAACCTGCCGTTCGCCGACAACACGTTTGACGCGAGCACAATCTCCTTCGGCCTCCGCAACGTGAACGAGCCCAAGAAGGCGCTGCAGGAGATGCTGCGCGTCACCAAGCCCGGCGGCCGCGTGGTCATCGCCGAGTTCTCGCAGCCTGTGGTTCCGCTGTGGCGCACTATGTACACCGAATACCTGATGCGCGCGCTGCCCGCGATCGCCACCAAGGTCGCCTCCAACCCGGATGCCTACGTCTACCTTGCCGAATCCATCCGCGCCTGGCCGGACCAGGACCACCTGGCCGCCTGGCTGCAGGAAAGCGGCTGGGAGAAAGTCACCTACCGCAACCTCACAGGCGGCATCGTTGCCGTGCACCGCGCGTTCAAGCCTGCCGACTCCTCGCCTGAGGGCGCTGCCGCCGCCATCGCCGCCCACAAGGGCCCGGTGGCCAAGCTGCGCCGCAACATCGTCCGCTGA
- a CDS encoding phosphoadenylyl-sulfate reductase, translated as MAKHLAPAPAKRPTEELKALAEAGAAELGWDAPARDVIAWVDRNFDLPAVAVACSMADAVLPALVADQMPGVDVLFLETGYHFPETYATRDEVAANLRVNVVDVLPETTVEQQDRLLGKDLFARDAAQCCALRKVAPLQRTLAGYELWFTGVRRDEAPTRTNTPLVTWDEKNGLVKVNPVAAWTFDQLVQYSDDNLLPVNPLLSQGYPSIGCQPCTRKVAPGEDPRAGRWAGSDKTECGLHV; from the coding sequence ATGGCAAAGCATCTCGCACCCGCGCCCGCCAAGCGCCCCACGGAAGAGCTCAAGGCCCTGGCCGAAGCCGGCGCCGCCGAGCTCGGCTGGGACGCCCCCGCCCGCGACGTGATCGCCTGGGTGGATCGGAACTTCGACCTGCCCGCGGTAGCCGTCGCCTGCTCCATGGCCGACGCCGTCCTGCCGGCCCTGGTCGCTGACCAGATGCCCGGCGTCGACGTCCTGTTCCTGGAGACCGGCTACCACTTCCCGGAAACCTACGCCACGCGCGACGAGGTGGCAGCAAACCTCCGCGTCAACGTGGTGGACGTGCTCCCGGAGACCACCGTGGAGCAGCAGGACCGGCTCCTTGGCAAGGACCTCTTCGCCCGCGACGCCGCCCAGTGCTGCGCCCTCCGCAAGGTGGCCCCGCTGCAGCGCACCCTGGCGGGCTACGAACTCTGGTTCACCGGCGTCCGCCGCGACGAGGCACCCACCCGCACCAACACCCCGCTGGTCACCTGGGACGAGAAGAACGGCCTCGTCAAGGTCAACCCCGTGGCCGCATGGACGTTCGACCAGCTGGTCCAGTACTCGGACGACAACCTTTTGCCCGTCAACCCGCTGCTTTCCCAGGGTTACCCCTCCATTGGCTGCCAGCCCTGCACCCGCAAGGTGGCGCCCGGCGAAGACCCCCGAGCCGGCCGCTGGGCAGGATCCGACAAGACAGAATGCGGACTTCACGTATGA
- the cysD gene encoding sulfate adenylyltransferase subunit CysD yields the protein MSTSLTEETQVAEAGVSTRLSSLDTLESEAIHIIREVVAEFEKPALLFSGGKDSVVMLHLATKAFWPGKVPFPVLHVDTGHNFPEVIDFRDRTVERLGLKLVVGSVQEFIDRGELAERADGTRNPLQTVPLLDAIQQNKFDAVFGGGRRDEDKARAKERILSLRDEFGQWDPRNQRPELWNLYNGRHTVGQHVRAFPISNWTELDIWRYIERENIELPGLYYAHEREVFARDGMWRAVGEVSQPREGEEVITKTVRYRTVGDMSCTGAVESNAFTVSDVVVEVAASTLTERGATRADDRISEAAMEDRKKDGYF from the coding sequence ATGAGCACTTCACTTACCGAGGAGACCCAGGTGGCCGAGGCCGGCGTCTCAACCCGACTGTCCAGCCTGGACACCCTCGAATCCGAGGCCATCCACATCATCCGCGAGGTTGTCGCCGAGTTCGAGAAGCCGGCGCTGCTGTTCTCCGGCGGCAAGGACTCCGTGGTGATGCTGCACCTGGCCACCAAGGCGTTCTGGCCGGGAAAAGTTCCGTTCCCCGTGCTGCACGTGGACACCGGACACAACTTCCCCGAGGTCATCGACTTCCGCGACCGCACAGTTGAGCGGCTGGGCCTGAAGCTCGTTGTCGGTTCCGTGCAGGAGTTCATCGACCGCGGCGAACTCGCCGAGCGTGCCGACGGCACCCGCAACCCGCTGCAAACCGTCCCGCTGCTGGACGCCATCCAGCAGAACAAGTTCGACGCCGTGTTCGGCGGCGGCCGCCGCGATGAGGACAAGGCCCGCGCCAAGGAGCGCATCCTGAGCCTGCGCGACGAGTTCGGCCAGTGGGACCCGCGCAACCAGCGCCCCGAGCTGTGGAACCTGTACAACGGCCGCCACACCGTGGGCCAGCACGTCCGTGCGTTCCCCATCAGTAACTGGACGGAGCTGGACATCTGGCGCTACATCGAGCGCGAGAACATCGAGCTGCCCGGCCTGTACTACGCCCACGAGCGCGAGGTTTTCGCCCGCGACGGCATGTGGCGTGCGGTGGGCGAAGTGTCCCAGCCGCGTGAGGGCGAGGAAGTCATCACCAAGACCGTCCGCTACCGCACCGTGGGGGACATGTCCTGCACCGGCGCCGTGGAGTCCAACGCCTTCACGGTGTCCGACGTGGTGGTTGAAGTTGCGGCCTCCACCCTGACCGAACGTGGCGCCACCCGCGCAGATGACCGCATCTCCGAGGCCGCCATGGAAGACCGCAAGAAGGACGGGTACTTCTAA
- a CDS encoding nitrite/sulfite reductase: protein MTDTALAGASADSAAAKRPARPSRPAAKPHGQWKVDGKTPLNANETWKQEDDGLNVRERIESIYAKEGFDAIPSQDLHGRFRWWGLYTQRKQGIDGGKTATLEPHELEDKYFMLRVRIDGGALTTEQLRVIGQISVDFARDSADVTDRQNIQLHWVEVENVPEIWRRLEAVGLSTTEACGDVPRVILGSPVAGIAKDEIIDPTPLIAELGERFIGNPIVSNLPRKYKTAITGHPSQDVVHEINDIALVGVRHPELGAGYDLWVGGALSTNPMLGKRLGAFVQPDQAADVWLGVTSIFRDYGYRRMRTKARLKFLLADWGTEKFRQVLEDEYLGYKLADGPAAPKPATPGDHVGVHEQKDGKFFIGATPLGGRLSGSGLVKLADTLEARGSYRLRTTPHQKLVVLDVEKEQVEPLIAELDALGLSARPSVFRRGTIACTGIEYCKLAIVETKMTAASAVAELERRLADLADSGQLPTALSLHINGCPNSCARIQTADIGLKGMILPTPDGDPSPGFQVHLGGGLANNDREEAGLGRTVRGLKVYVDDLPDYVERVVRRFVADRAEGQTFAEWAHAADEEALQ, encoded by the coding sequence ATGACTGATACAGCTCTAGCCGGAGCGTCCGCGGACTCCGCTGCTGCCAAGCGCCCCGCCCGCCCGTCCCGCCCCGCTGCGAAGCCGCACGGACAGTGGAAGGTGGACGGCAAGACGCCGCTGAACGCCAACGAAACCTGGAAGCAGGAAGACGACGGCCTGAACGTCCGCGAGCGTATTGAGTCCATCTACGCCAAGGAAGGCTTCGACGCCATCCCCAGCCAGGACCTGCACGGCCGCTTCCGGTGGTGGGGCCTGTACACCCAGCGCAAGCAGGGGATCGACGGCGGCAAGACCGCCACGCTTGAGCCGCACGAGCTTGAGGACAAGTACTTCATGCTCCGGGTGCGGATCGACGGCGGTGCGCTCACCACCGAGCAGCTGCGCGTCATCGGCCAGATTTCGGTCGACTTTGCCCGCGATTCGGCTGACGTGACGGACCGCCAGAACATCCAGTTGCACTGGGTGGAGGTGGAGAACGTCCCCGAAATCTGGCGCCGCCTCGAAGCTGTTGGTCTGTCCACCACCGAGGCCTGCGGCGATGTGCCCCGCGTGATCCTGGGTTCGCCCGTGGCCGGCATCGCTAAGGACGAGATCATCGACCCCACCCCGCTCATCGCAGAGCTGGGGGAGCGGTTCATCGGCAACCCGATCGTGTCCAACCTGCCACGCAAGTACAAGACCGCCATCACCGGGCACCCCAGCCAGGACGTGGTCCACGAGATCAACGACATCGCACTGGTGGGTGTCCGCCACCCCGAGCTCGGTGCCGGCTATGACCTCTGGGTGGGCGGGGCGCTGTCCACCAACCCGATGCTCGGCAAGCGCCTGGGCGCCTTCGTCCAGCCGGACCAGGCCGCTGATGTGTGGCTGGGTGTCACCAGCATCTTCCGCGACTACGGGTACCGCCGCATGCGCACGAAGGCCCGCCTGAAGTTCCTGCTGGCCGACTGGGGCACGGAGAAGTTCCGCCAGGTCCTGGAGGATGAATACCTGGGCTACAAGCTGGCCGACGGTCCGGCAGCGCCCAAGCCCGCCACCCCCGGCGACCACGTGGGCGTGCACGAACAGAAGGACGGCAAGTTCTTCATCGGTGCCACCCCGCTGGGCGGCCGGCTCTCCGGTTCCGGCCTGGTCAAGCTCGCCGACACCCTGGAGGCCCGCGGCTCTTACCGGCTGCGCACCACGCCGCACCAGAAGCTCGTGGTGCTGGACGTCGAGAAGGAGCAGGTGGAGCCGCTCATCGCCGAACTGGACGCCCTGGGCCTGTCCGCCCGCCCGTCCGTGTTCCGCCGCGGAACCATCGCCTGCACCGGCATCGAGTACTGCAAGCTGGCCATCGTCGAAACCAAGATGACTGCGGCCAGCGCGGTCGCCGAGCTGGAACGCCGCCTGGCGGACCTCGCCGACTCGGGCCAGCTCCCCACGGCACTGTCCCTGCACATCAACGGCTGCCCCAACTCCTGCGCCCGCATCCAGACGGCGGACATCGGCCTCAAGGGCATGATACTGCCAACGCCCGACGGCGATCCCTCCCCGGGCTTCCAGGTCCACCTGGGCGGAGGGCTGGCCAACAACGACCGTGAGGAAGCCGGTCTGGGACGCACCGTCCGCGGCCTGAAGGTGTACGTCGACGACCTGCCCGATTACGTGGAGCGCGTGGTCCGCCGGTTCGTGGCCGACCGCGCCGAAGGCCAGACCTTCGCCGAATGGGCCCACGCAGCAGACGAGGAAGCACTGCAGTAA
- a CDS encoding type IV toxin-antitoxin system AbiEi family antitoxin domain-containing protein, translating to MDICDYLARRAGAARSHELQKAGFTRARVGRAVALGLLVRVRRGVYALPGDNRVAGVLAAGGRLTCLSAAPVYRLWTLNDPAGLHLSRSHPVHTSGVVEHGRPRHPRHPWLPVLGLADVLLHALHCLPELEALVMVQSAVSAGDVSLDFLYGRCQGRRNGRARSVLDLVIPRADSVLEVLANVYFARAGLRVRRHVYIPGVGEVDFLVEEILVVETDGSTHFEPKSIKRDQRRNNRSIIGGYLVLRYYYEDVIHRPEAMVAEVQAVLRAWRRPTGSGRGDQFA from the coding sequence ATGGACATCTGTGACTACCTGGCCAGGCGCGCGGGAGCAGCCCGGTCACATGAACTACAAAAGGCTGGGTTTACGCGTGCCAGAGTGGGCCGCGCGGTGGCCTTGGGCCTGTTGGTGAGAGTCAGGCGGGGAGTCTACGCCCTGCCCGGCGACAATCGTGTTGCTGGGGTTTTGGCGGCGGGTGGTCGACTCACGTGTTTGTCCGCTGCTCCCGTCTACCGACTGTGGACCCTCAACGACCCGGCAGGCCTGCACCTAAGCCGGAGCCACCCCGTCCATACGTCCGGAGTCGTCGAGCACGGCCGGCCCAGGCATCCGCGGCATCCGTGGCTGCCAGTGCTGGGGCTGGCAGACGTGCTTCTGCATGCGCTGCACTGCCTGCCTGAGCTGGAGGCGCTCGTGATGGTGCAGTCGGCTGTGAGCGCCGGAGACGTCTCCCTCGATTTCCTCTACGGCCGCTGCCAGGGACGCCGCAATGGGCGTGCTCGGTCGGTTCTGGACCTGGTGATTCCCCGCGCGGACTCAGTGCTGGAGGTACTCGCAAATGTATATTTTGCCCGGGCCGGATTACGGGTTCGGCGGCATGTCTATATTCCCGGAGTTGGAGAGGTGGATTTCCTGGTCGAGGAGATCCTGGTAGTGGAGACGGATGGCTCAACCCACTTCGAGCCGAAATCCATCAAGCGGGACCAGCGGCGCAACAACCGAAGCATCATCGGGGGCTACTTGGTGTTGCGCTATTACTATGAGGACGTCATCCACCGGCCCGAGGCCATGGTCGCGGAGGTCCAGGCGGTGCTGCGGGCGTGGCGGAGGCCAACAGGCAGCGGGCGTGGCGACCAGTTTGCGTAA
- a CDS encoding sulfate adenylyltransferase subunit 1, which translates to MTTETVLSGSAGGLETALPTTLFRFATAGSVDDGKSTLVGRLLHDSKAILADTLDAVARTSADRGFGGEKGGIDLALLTDGLRAEREQGITIDVAYRYFATDQRSFILADCPGHVQYTKNTVTGASTADAVVVLIDARKGVLEQTRRHLSVLQLLRVAHVIVAVNKIDLVDFSESMFRDIEADVQQVGRELGLGRDEFNAGGITDLTVIPVSALDGDNVVERSERTPWYTGPALLEVLETLPAADELESHLESFRFPVQLVIRPQGALAPDAVAAGLDAEAYRDYRAYAGQITEGSVKVGDPVSVLTPGQSPRTTTVVGIDFAGASLEEAAAPQSVAIRLADEFDVARGDTIAAAGTVREASADLYAALCWLSPKPLREGQKVLVKHGTRTVQAMVRSVSGKLDLSTFKLEGASSLELNDIGHAQLRLAAPLPLENYLHHRRTGAFLVIDPLDGNTLAAGLVKDHPGDHEDERYSI; encoded by the coding sequence ATGACCACCGAAACTGTTTTGTCCGGCTCCGCCGGTGGCCTGGAAACAGCCCTGCCCACCACGCTCTTCCGCTTTGCCACGGCAGGATCAGTCGACGACGGCAAGTCCACTTTGGTGGGCCGCCTCCTTCATGATTCCAAGGCGATCCTCGCGGACACCCTCGACGCCGTCGCCCGCACCTCCGCGGACCGGGGCTTCGGTGGCGAAAAGGGCGGGATCGACCTGGCGCTGCTGACCGACGGCCTGCGTGCCGAGCGCGAACAGGGCATCACCATCGACGTGGCCTACCGCTACTTTGCCACCGACCAGCGCAGCTTCATCCTGGCCGACTGCCCCGGGCACGTGCAGTACACCAAGAACACGGTGACGGGCGCGTCCACTGCGGATGCCGTCGTCGTCCTCATTGACGCCCGCAAGGGTGTCCTGGAGCAGACCCGCCGGCACCTGTCCGTGCTGCAGCTGCTGCGCGTGGCGCACGTGATCGTGGCCGTGAACAAGATCGACCTGGTGGACTTCAGCGAGTCCATGTTCCGCGACATCGAAGCCGACGTGCAGCAGGTGGGCCGCGAACTGGGCCTGGGCCGGGATGAATTCAACGCAGGCGGCATCACGGATCTCACGGTCATCCCGGTGTCCGCGCTCGACGGCGACAACGTAGTGGAGCGCTCCGAGCGCACCCCCTGGTACACGGGGCCCGCGCTGCTGGAGGTCCTCGAAACCCTGCCCGCCGCCGACGAACTCGAAAGCCATCTGGAAAGCTTCCGCTTCCCCGTGCAGCTGGTCATCCGGCCGCAGGGCGCCCTGGCACCCGACGCCGTCGCCGCCGGACTGGATGCCGAGGCCTACCGTGACTACCGCGCGTACGCCGGCCAGATCACCGAAGGCTCGGTGAAGGTGGGGGACCCGGTCTCCGTGCTGACGCCGGGCCAGTCGCCCCGCACCACCACCGTGGTGGGCATCGACTTCGCCGGTGCATCCCTGGAGGAAGCCGCTGCCCCGCAGTCGGTGGCCATCCGGCTGGCCGACGAGTTCGACGTCGCCCGCGGCGACACCATCGCTGCTGCCGGCACGGTTCGGGAAGCCTCAGCCGACCTCTACGCGGCGCTTTGCTGGCTCTCGCCCAAGCCGCTGCGCGAAGGCCAGAAGGTTCTGGTCAAGCACGGCACCCGCACCGTCCAGGCGATGGTCCGCAGCGTCTCCGGCAAGCTGGACCTGTCCACCTTCAAGCTTGAGGGCGCTTCCAGCCTGGAGCTCAACGACATCGGCCACGCGCAGCTCCGGCTCGCCGCGCCGCTGCCGCTGGAGAACTACCTGCACCACCGCCGCACCGGCGCGTTCCTGGTGATCGACCCGCTGGACGGCAACACTCTGGCCGCGGGCCTGGTCAAGGACCACCCGGGCGACCACGAGGACGAGCGCTACAGCATCTAG
- a CDS encoding sirohydrochlorin chelatase: MNSPIMIACAHGTSNTQGAAEVNALRAAIAELRPGLDVREAYVDVQQPDLVDVVAGLPEGDPAVVVPLLLSVGYHVKVDIARAVKSRPGSAAAAPLGPDPRLAQLLDRRLREAGTTDNDVIVLAAAGSSNPNAAVSVEELLGQLQQLRSNRMVAAYGASAQPSVPDAVAMLREELAGGAGAGESAGAVDVGGRVVIASYLLAPGFFHDQLAKAGADVVTEPLLPSRTLAEIALDRYDAAVAKMQEAPAEEPAALPTEASNHAPADAQQGGLFKAVRRFVTKYFPR, from the coding sequence ATGAACAGCCCCATCATGATCGCCTGCGCCCATGGGACGTCCAACACACAGGGGGCCGCGGAGGTCAATGCCCTGCGCGCCGCCATCGCGGAACTGCGCCCCGGCCTTGATGTCCGCGAAGCTTACGTCGACGTCCAGCAGCCGGACCTGGTGGATGTGGTGGCGGGCCTGCCGGAGGGGGATCCGGCGGTGGTAGTTCCGCTGCTGCTGAGCGTCGGGTACCACGTCAAGGTGGACATCGCGCGGGCCGTGAAGAGCCGCCCGGGCAGTGCTGCGGCTGCCCCGCTGGGGCCCGATCCCCGTCTTGCCCAGTTGCTGGACCGGCGGCTGCGCGAGGCCGGAACCACGGACAACGACGTCATCGTCCTGGCCGCGGCAGGCTCGTCCAACCCCAACGCCGCCGTCAGCGTCGAAGAGTTGCTTGGCCAGTTGCAGCAGTTGCGGTCCAACCGGATGGTCGCCGCCTATGGTGCGTCCGCCCAGCCTTCCGTGCCCGACGCCGTCGCCATGCTTCGGGAGGAACTCGCCGGGGGTGCCGGGGCGGGGGAGTCCGCGGGAGCGGTCGACGTCGGCGGACGCGTGGTGATTGCCTCATACCTCCTGGCGCCGGGCTTCTTCCACGACCAGCTGGCCAAGGCGGGTGCCGACGTCGTCACCGAACCCCTGCTGCCGTCCCGCACGCTGGCGGAGATTGCGCTGGACAGGTACGACGCCGCCGTCGCGAAGATGCAGGAAGCCCCGGCGGAAGAGCCCGCGGCGCTCCCAACGGAAGCCTCAAACCATGCTCCCGCCGATGCACAGCAGGGTGGCCTGTTCAAGGCCGTTCGGCGTTTCGTGACGAAATATTTCCCTAGGTGA